Proteins found in one Triticum aestivum cultivar Chinese Spring chromosome 4D, IWGSC CS RefSeq v2.1, whole genome shotgun sequence genomic segment:
- the LOC123098630 gene encoding omega-amidase, chloroplastic, producing the protein MRAAATSTAFSLLSPSRLRTSAPTTTSLPYRRRPRIAAMATAAASFRPEAARSPPAVEPPAPPLSKFKVALCQLSVTADKARNIARARAAIESAAADGAKLVLLPEIWNGPYSNDSFPEYAEDIEAGGDAAPSFSMMSDVARSLQITLVGGSISERSGNSLYNTCCVFGSDGKLKGKHRKVHLFDIDIPGKITFQESKTLTAGQDLTIVDTDVGRIGIGICYDIRFQELAMLYAARGAHLLCYPGAFNMTTGPLHWELLQRARAADNQLFVATCAPARDTSSSYVAWGHSTLVGPFGEVIATIEHDEATIIAEIDYSLIEQRRQFLPLRHQRRGDLYQLVDVQGSGSK; encoded by the exons ATGAGAGCCGCGGCCACATCCACagccttctccctcctctcgccctccCGCCTCCGGACCTCCGCTCCCACCACCACCAGCCTCCCCTACCGCCGTCGTCCCcgcatcgccgccatggccaccgccgccgcctccttccgccCGGAGGCCGCGCGCTCGCCCCCCGCCGTcgagcccccggccccgccgctCTCCAAG TTCAAGGTGGCGCTGTGCCAGCTCTCGGTGACGGCGGACAAGGCTCGCAACATCGCGCGCGCCCGCGCCGCCATCGAGTCCGCCGCGGCCGACGGCGCCAAGCTCGTGCTCCTCCCG GAGATATGGAACGGTCCATATTCAAATGACAGCTTTCCGGAGTATGCTGAGGACATTGAGGCTGGTGGCGATGCAGCTCCTTCATTTTCAATGATGTCTGATGTTGCTCGCAGCTTGCAAATTACTCTTGTTGGTGGATCCATATCAGAACGTTCTGGTAACAGCTTGTACAATACATGCTGCGTCTTTGGTTCAGATGGCAAGCTTAAGGGTAAACATAGAAAG GTCCATCTTTTTGATATTGATATTCCAGGAAAGATTACATTCCAGGAATCAAAAACCCTTACTGCTGGGCAGGATCTTACTATTGTTGACACAG ATGTAGGCCGAATTGGTATAGGCATTTGCTATGACATTCGTTTCCAGGAATTGGCAATGTTGTATGCTGCAAGAG GTGCTCATTTGCTATGCTATCCTGGTGCTTTCAACATGACTACTGGACCATTGCACTGGGAGTTGCTTCAACGCGCAAG GGCTGCTGACAACCAG CTTTTTGTGGCAACCTGTGCTCCAGCTCGAGATACTAGTTCAAGCTATGTTGCTTGGGGACATTCCACTCTTGTTGGACCG TTTGGTGAGGTGATCGCCACAATTGAGCATGATGAAGCAACTATAATAGCTGAGATTGATTATTCATTGATTGAGCAGAGGAG GCAATTTCTTCCTCTGCGACACCAACGACGTGGAGATCTCTATCAGTTGGTAGATGTCCAGGGATCGGGCTCCAAGTAG